The Tumebacillus sp. BK434 genome includes a window with the following:
- a CDS encoding EscU/YscU/HrcU family type III secretion system export apparatus switch protein — protein MTDPTRKKAVAIHYDQNKDSAPRIVASGRGAVAEQILSVAAEHDVPLHEDRALVETLLAFDIGKEIPSDLYQVVAEVLAFVQRIDKRERDT, from the coding sequence ATGACCGATCCGACCCGCAAAAAGGCAGTCGCCATCCACTACGATCAGAACAAAGATTCGGCTCCCCGCATCGTGGCCAGCGGACGCGGGGCGGTCGCCGAGCAGATCCTGTCGGTCGCAGCCGAACACGATGTGCCGCTGCACGAAGACCGCGCGCTCGTCGAAACCCTGCTCGCTTTTGACATCGGCAAAGAGATTCCGTCCGACCTCTACCAGGTCGTTGCAGAAGTCCTCGCCTTTGTCCAGCGCATCGACAAAAGGGAGCGTGACACATGA
- a CDS encoding YraN family protein, which translates to MTRSRKQTGAMGEQIASDWLLQQGCVLIARNWRCQDGELDIIAAEGDTLLFLEVRTRTTLGRFGTAEESVDWRKQRQVRHLAARYLSAHQHFYRRFRFDVIVVYLHRHSDHVQNIRHIRNAF; encoded by the coding sequence ATGACCCGCTCCCGCAAACAAACCGGCGCCATGGGCGAACAGATCGCCAGCGACTGGCTCCTGCAGCAAGGCTGCGTGCTGATCGCCCGCAACTGGCGCTGCCAGGATGGCGAACTCGACATCATCGCCGCAGAAGGCGATACCCTCCTGTTCCTCGAAGTCCGCACTCGGACGACTCTCGGGCGCTTCGGCACCGCCGAAGAATCGGTCGACTGGCGCAAACAGCGTCAAGTCCGCCACCTCGCCGCCCGCTACCTTTCCGCACACCAGCATTTCTATCGCCGTTTCCGCTTCGACGTCATCGTCGTCTACCTGCATCGTCACTCCGATCATGTGCAAAACATCCGCCATATACGAAACGCTTTTTAA
- a CDS encoding YneF family protein, protein MSTLATTLIAIGTLVLGLVLGAIGGVYYLKNKMTNMQMSDKDIQSMARSMGMNLNQKQLMQVSKRMQAANNNKSKPKKKK, encoded by the coding sequence ATGTCCACTTTAGCAACCACACTCATTGCGATCGGTACGCTGGTACTCGGTCTGGTACTCGGCGCCATCGGCGGTGTTTACTACCTCAAGAACAAGATGACCAACATGCAAATGTCCGACAAAGATATCCAATCGATGGCCCGCTCCATGGGCATGAACCTCAACCAAAAGCAGCTCATGCAGGTGTCGAAGCGCATGCAGGCTGCCAACAACAATAAAAGCAAACCGAAAAAGAAAAAATAA